Proteins from a single region of Streptomyces spectabilis:
- a CDS encoding phosphatase, translating into MLSTGALRAHLLAARLAGPVATSREESLRSYRLFAARDPRILLGLDPEWTWGTGDLLRLMADKCGVSGDPRHTTGADVIDPERTLAALDAFAERLRAAARRRVPVLLGTGHPHRLLGFYAALADALSAAGCQVLTPAQGYRVDITTRFGLRTYNLDYVQGVALVREPGARPTGSETGAHSHSPLPVRRALGVQAESGGPLPELVIGDHGWVCGAGQLGFEAIGLADTDDPALFVGEAEGRVSVVVPLDDAVRSDYYRPLTRYVLNRACLSQ; encoded by the coding sequence GTGTTGAGCACCGGAGCGTTGCGTGCGCATTTGCTGGCGGCCCGGCTCGCCGGGCCTGTGGCCACGTCACGGGAGGAGAGCCTGCGGAGCTACCGGCTCTTCGCCGCCCGGGATCCGCGCATACTCCTGGGGCTCGATCCCGAATGGACCTGGGGCACGGGCGACTTGCTGCGGCTCATGGCCGACAAGTGCGGGGTGTCGGGCGACCCCCGGCACACTACGGGGGCCGATGTCATCGACCCGGAGCGGACGTTGGCGGCGCTCGACGCGTTCGCCGAGCGGCTCCGGGCGGCGGCCCGGCGGCGGGTTCCCGTGCTGCTCGGGACGGGGCACCCGCATCGACTCCTGGGCTTCTACGCCGCGTTGGCCGATGCCCTGTCGGCGGCGGGCTGCCAGGTCCTCACTCCCGCGCAGGGTTACCGTGTCGACATAACGACCCGGTTCGGCCTACGCACGTACAACCTTGACTACGTACAAGGTGTCGCGCTGGTGCGCGAACCCGGCGCGCGTCCCACCGGGAGTGAGACCGGCGCACACAGCCACTCGCCCTTGCCGGTTCGACGGGCTCTCGGGGTGCAGGCGGAGTCCGGTGGCCCCCTGCCCGAGCTGGTCATCGGGGACCACGGATGGGTCTGCGGAGCAGGTCAGCTGGGGTTTGAGGCGATCGGTCTGGCGGATACGGACGATCCGGCGCTGTTCGTCGGAGAGGCCGAGGGGCGAGTGTCCGTCGTCGTTCCGCTTGATGACGCTGTGCGGTCTGATTACTACCGACCGCTTACTCGCTATGTACTCAATCGAGCGTGTCTGTCACAGTAA
- a CDS encoding 30S ribosomal protein bS22 has translation MGSVIKKRRKRMAKKKHRKLLKRTRVQRRNKK, from the coding sequence GTGGGCTCTGTTATCAAGAAGCGGCGCAAGCGGATGGCGAAGAAGAAGCACCGCAAGCTGCTGAAGCGCACGCGCGTCCAGCGCCGCAACAAGAAGTAA
- a CDS encoding MFS transporter, with product MTETLRRGRASLAFGFLVQGVAFALLVTRIPALQDQYGISDGLLPVFLAGVPVLAGAGSVGAERLVRRVRPSRVMRWSQPAALLALLGAGAGDAMWEIAVALAAFGVAVGALDASMNMLGVSLQRTYGRSIMLGFHAAYSLGGIVGASLAWAGAHWDLSLFVLYLPVVVVLLPAAFLGSRWYVDDVRGRGDVGAEGRQEGQDGRGGGGEGADGVVVFRTLLPLCLVMAFAYIGDSTVSNWGAKYLQDVLGSSEQLSTVPYNVYMVMTLVGRGVGDLGVRRFGAVAVVRGGAVVAAVGFGVVAVAPGAWVGIGGFTLLGLGLCVIVPQTFAAAGRLFPGASDVAVARLNIFNYVGFLVGSPLVGALGDVWNYRGAMVVPLVLVLVILRYARSFAPGPDRYGDGHERARTADVGRSGNGL from the coding sequence ATGACGGAGACGCTGCGGCGGGGCAGGGCCTCGCTCGCGTTCGGCTTCCTGGTGCAGGGCGTCGCGTTCGCGCTCCTTGTGACGCGGATACCGGCGCTGCAGGACCAGTACGGGATATCCGACGGACTCCTTCCGGTCTTCCTGGCGGGCGTGCCCGTGCTGGCCGGAGCCGGAAGCGTGGGGGCCGAGCGGCTGGTGAGGCGCGTGCGGCCCAGCCGGGTGATGCGGTGGTCGCAGCCCGCGGCACTGCTCGCGCTGCTCGGCGCGGGGGCGGGCGACGCGATGTGGGAGATCGCGGTGGCGCTCGCGGCGTTCGGCGTCGCGGTGGGGGCTCTCGACGCCTCGATGAACATGCTCGGGGTGAGCCTCCAGCGGACCTACGGGCGCAGCATCATGCTCGGCTTCCACGCGGCGTACAGCCTGGGCGGCATCGTGGGGGCCTCGCTGGCGTGGGCCGGCGCGCACTGGGACCTGTCTCTGTTCGTGCTGTACCTGCCGGTGGTCGTGGTGTTGTTGCCCGCCGCGTTCCTGGGGAGTCGGTGGTACGTCGACGACGTACGCGGCCGTGGGGACGTGGGCGCGGAGGGCCGCCAGGAGGGGCAGGACGGCCGGGGCGGTGGGGGTGAGGGCGCCGATGGCGTGGTCGTTTTTCGGACGCTGTTGCCGCTTTGCCTGGTGATGGCGTTCGCGTACATCGGGGACTCGACCGTCTCCAACTGGGGCGCCAAGTACCTCCAGGACGTGCTGGGAAGCTCGGAGCAGCTGTCGACGGTCCCGTACAACGTGTACATGGTGATGACCCTGGTGGGGCGGGGAGTTGGGGACCTGGGGGTGCGGCGGTTCGGGGCGGTGGCCGTGGTGCGGGGCGGAGCCGTGGTGGCCGCGGTGGGGTTCGGTGTGGTGGCCGTGGCCCCTGGGGCGTGGGTGGGGATCGGTGGATTCACGCTGCTCGGCCTCGGGTTGTGCGTGATCGTGCCGCAGACGTTCGCTGCGGCGGGGCGGCTGTTCCCCGGCGCCTCGGACGTGGCGGTCGCGCGGCTCAATATCTTCAACTATGTGGGGTTTCTGGTCGGTTCGCCGCTGGTGGGGGCGCTCGGGGACGTGTGGAACTATCGCGGCGCGATGGTCGTTCCCTTGGTGTTGGTGCTTGTGATCCTGCGGTACGCCCGGTCGTTCGCCCCCGGACCGGACAGATACGGTGACGGTCATGAGCGGGCGCGCACGGCTGATGTGGGACGAAGCGGTAACGGGCTATGA
- a CDS encoding HAD family hydrolase: MRYDLVIFDNDGVLVDSEPLSNTLLAGYLTELGHPTTYEDSLRDYMGAALHRVHDTVLERSGQRLPEDFDEVFHGRVFAAFERELEPMAGAYEVLEKLTADGVAYCLASSGSHERIRVGHRKTGLDKWFAEERVFSSQDVGRGKPAPDLFLYAAERMGVAPERCVVVEDSPLGVQAAIAAGMDVYGFTGMTPAERLTGATRLFGDLRELTTLLS; this comes from the coding sequence ATGCGATACGACCTTGTCATCTTCGACAATGACGGTGTCCTGGTGGACAGCGAGCCGCTCTCCAATACGCTCCTCGCCGGATATCTGACCGAGCTCGGGCACCCCACCACCTACGAGGACTCCCTGCGCGATTACATGGGTGCCGCGCTCCACCGCGTACACGACACCGTTCTGGAGCGGTCGGGGCAGCGGTTGCCGGAGGACTTCGACGAGGTTTTTCACGGGCGGGTCTTCGCGGCCTTCGAGCGGGAACTGGAACCCATGGCCGGGGCCTACGAGGTCCTTGAGAAGCTGACCGCCGACGGAGTCGCGTACTGTCTCGCCTCCTCGGGGAGCCATGAGCGGATTCGGGTAGGGCACCGGAAGACCGGGCTCGACAAGTGGTTCGCGGAAGAGCGCGTCTTCAGTTCGCAGGACGTGGGGCGGGGGAAGCCGGCACCGGATCTGTTCCTGTACGCGGCCGAGCGGATGGGGGTCGCGCCGGAGCGGTGCGTCGTGGTGGAGGACAGCCCTCTTGGGGTGCAGGCCGCGATCGCGGCAGGGATGGACGTGTACGGGTTCACGGGCATGACCCCGGCCGAGCGGCTGACCGGGGCCACCCGGCTCTTCGGGGACCTGAGGGAGCTGACCACGCTCCTCAGCTAA
- a CDS encoding acetoin utilization protein AcuC, with translation MSGRARLMWDEAVTGYDFGPEHPMDPVRLALTRSLIGAFGLDRELDVVAAKRAGESTLGLVHREDYVAAVKAASADPSSAHGEYGLGTEDVPAFAGMHGVSALIAGQSVGAAEAVWHGEALHAVNFAGGLHHAMPGAASGFCVYNDAALAIARLLELGAERVAYVDVDVHHGDGVQAAFWDDPRVLTISLHEHPRTLFPGTGWPEETGGEAAPGSAVNVALPAGTGDEGWVRAFHALVPELLAEFRPQVLVTQHGADTHFEDPLAHLAVSLDAQRAVQIACHSLAHEYAEGRWVALGGGGYAVVDVVPRSWTHLVGVAAGREVEPSSGVPEEWGREVFARARIHAPGRMTDGRWPVRWRGWDEGYDPADRVDQAVLAARRAVFPLRGLLA, from the coding sequence ATGAGCGGGCGCGCACGGCTGATGTGGGACGAAGCGGTAACGGGCTATGACTTCGGTCCTGAGCACCCCATGGACCCGGTCCGGCTCGCCCTGACCAGAAGCCTGATCGGTGCCTTCGGGCTCGACCGGGAGCTGGACGTCGTCGCGGCGAAGCGTGCCGGTGAGTCGACGCTGGGCCTCGTCCACCGCGAGGACTATGTGGCGGCGGTGAAGGCGGCCTCCGCCGACCCGTCCTCGGCGCACGGGGAGTACGGCCTCGGCACGGAGGACGTGCCGGCGTTCGCGGGGATGCATGGTGTGTCCGCGCTGATCGCCGGGCAGTCGGTCGGTGCCGCCGAGGCCGTGTGGCACGGAGAGGCGCTGCACGCGGTGAACTTCGCCGGCGGGCTGCACCATGCGATGCCGGGCGCGGCCTCGGGCTTCTGTGTGTACAACGACGCCGCGCTGGCCATCGCGCGCCTCCTGGAGCTGGGCGCCGAGCGCGTCGCCTATGTGGACGTGGACGTGCACCACGGGGACGGGGTGCAGGCCGCGTTCTGGGACGATCCGCGGGTCCTGACGATCTCCCTGCACGAGCACCCCAGGACGCTGTTCCCGGGGACCGGATGGCCGGAGGAGACGGGAGGCGAGGCGGCGCCGGGCAGTGCGGTGAACGTGGCGCTGCCCGCGGGGACGGGGGACGAGGGCTGGGTGCGGGCGTTCCACGCGCTGGTGCCGGAGCTGCTCGCGGAGTTCCGGCCGCAGGTCCTCGTGACGCAGCACGGTGCCGATACGCACTTCGAGGATCCCCTGGCGCATCTGGCGGTGTCGCTGGACGCGCAGCGGGCGGTGCAGATCGCGTGCCACTCGCTGGCCCACGAGTACGCGGAAGGGCGTTGGGTGGCCCTCGGCGGGGGCGGGTACGCGGTGGTGGACGTGGTGCCGCGGTCCTGGACGCATCTGGTGGGCGTCGCGGCAGGGCGCGAGGTCGAGCCTTCCTCGGGAGTGCCCGAGGAGTGGGGGCGGGAGGTGTTCGCGCGGGCGCGGATCCACGCTCCGGGGCGGATGACGGACGGGCGGTGGCCGGTGCGATGGCGGGGGTGGGACGAGGGGTACGACCCCGCTGACCGTGTGGATCAAGCCGTGTTGGCGGCTCGGCGGGCGGTGTTCCCGCTGCGGGGGCTGCTCGCCTAG
- a CDS encoding helix-turn-helix domain-containing protein: MAADQRPLSEVAFLTVAEVAAVMRVSKMTVYRLVHSGHLPAIRVGRSFRVPENAVHEYLRDSYVGVETA; this comes from the coding sequence ATGGCTGCTGACCAGAGGCCTCTCAGCGAGGTTGCGTTCCTGACCGTGGCGGAGGTCGCCGCGGTGATGCGAGTCTCGAAGATGACCGTGTACCGGCTGGTGCACAGCGGTCATCTGCCCGCAATCCGGGTCGGAAGGTCCTTCCGAGTGCCCGAGAACGCGGTTCACGAGTACCTTCGCGACTCATACGTGGGGGTGGAGACAGCCTGA